From Ananas comosus cultivar F153 linkage group 8, ASM154086v1, whole genome shotgun sequence, one genomic window encodes:
- the LOC109714363 gene encoding uncharacterized protein LOC109714363 isoform X2 has translation MDVVSLWQTWGEGGKGGVVQPAIGSMANWLYKVVEPAPPRICGSEGGPPVTAQRIQLRDGRYLAYSESGVPKDKARLKIVFSHGFTGNRTDTLRASQELVEELGVYMVGFDRAGYGESDANPNRSVRSAASDLTELADALDLGPKFYLVGFSLGNHAVWGALKYFPERIAGAALLAPVINYRWPGFPRDLADEAYSKQELGDQWALRVSYYAPSILHWWMEQSWLPTSTAVKGTTYLPNKLDQELRTRSVADGSFDKRRQLATQQGIYESFYRDMKVMFGKWDFDPMDLSPPPFPVHVWQGDEDGLVPVVLQRHIASRHSWINYHELPGTGHFLTSVPGLGDKVLKALFSHPPSE, from the exons ATGGACGTGGTGTCGCTGTGGCAGACatggggggagggggggaagGGCGGGGTGGTGCAGCCGGCGATCGGGTCGATGGCGAACTGGCTGTACAAGGTGGTCGAGCCGGCGCCGCCGAGGATCTGCGGATCGGAGGGGGGGCCGCCGGTGACGGCGCAGAGGATCCAGCTCAGGGACGGCCGCTACCTGGCGTACTCCGAGTCCGGCGTGCCCAAGGACAAGGCCCGCCTCAAGATCGTCTTCTCCCACGGCTTCACCGGAAACCGCACCGACACCCTCCGCGCCTCCCAg GAATTAGTTGAAGAACTTGGTGTGTACATGGTCGGGTTCGATCGAGCTGGATACGGTGAGAGCGATGCGAATCCGAACCGTTCTGTAAGGAGCGCAGCATCGGATCTGACGGAGCTTGCTGATGCATTGGATTTGGGCCCGAAGTTTTACTTGGTCGGGTTCTCGTTAGGAAACCATGCTGTTTGGGGTGCGCTAAAGTACTTTCCCGAAAG GATTGCTGGGGCGGCGCTTCTTGCACCTGTGATAAACTACAGGTGGCCCGGGTTCCCCAGAGACCTCGCGGATGAAGCTTATAGCAAACAAGAGCTCGGAGATCAATGGGCATTGCGTGTCTCGTACTACGCCCCTTCGATACTCCATTGGTGGATGGAGCAAAGCTGGTTGCCTACTTCAACCGCCGTCAAAGGCACGACTTACCTGCCCAACAAACTGGACCAAGAGCTTCGCACTCGATCCGTCGCCGACGGATCGTTCGACAAG AGGAGGCAATTGGCCACACAGCAAGGCATTTACGAGTCGTTCTACCGGGACATGAAGGTGATGTTCGGGAAGTGGGACTTCGACCCGATGGATCTCTCCCCCCCGCCGTTCCCTGTCCACGTATGGCAAGGCGACGAGGACGGGCTCGTGCCGGTCGTGTTGCAACGACACATTGCGAGCCGCCACAGCTGGATTAATTACCACGAACTCCCTGGGACCGGGCATTTCCTGACATCTGTTCCCGGTTTAGGAGATAAAGTCCTCAAAGCATTGTTTTCGCACCCTCCTTCGGAATGA
- the LOC109714363 gene encoding uncharacterized protein LOC109714363 isoform X1, giving the protein MMLSLSPWSIWSGGKGATLTAVTAPLARTVVRGSLGRILTAIRPPPSRPCGSDGGPPVTAPRVRLSDGRHLAYAESGVAKHDARVKIVFSHGFTSSRLATLRASPELVEELGVYMVGFDRAGYGESDANPNRSVRSAASDLTELADALDLGPKFYLVGFSLGNHAVWGALKYFPERIAGAALLAPVINYRWPGFPRDLADEAYSKQELGDQWALRVSYYAPSILHWWMEQSWLPTSTAVKGTTYLPNKLDQELRTRSVADGSFDKRRQLATQQGIYESFYRDMKVMFGKWDFDPMDLSPPPFPVHVWQGDEDGLVPVVLQRHIASRHSWINYHELPGTGHFLTSVPGLGDKVLKALFSHPPSE; this is encoded by the exons ATGATGCTCTCCCTTTCGCCGTGGTCGATATGGAGCGGGGGCAAGGGGGCGACCCTGACGGCGGTGACGGCGCCGTTAGCGAGGACGGTGGTGAGGGGCTCGCTGGGGAGGATCCTGACGGCGATCCGGCCCCCGCCGTCGCGGCCGTGCGGATCGGACGGCGGGCCGCCCGTCACGGCGCCGAGGGTGCGGCTATCGGACGGCCGGCATTTGGCCTACGCGGAGTCCGGCGTCGCCAAGCACGACGCCAGGGTCAAGATCGTCTTCTCCCACGGCTTCACCAGCTCCCGCTTGGCCACGCTCCGCGCCTCCCCG GAATTAGTTGAAGAACTTGGTGTGTACATGGTCGGGTTCGATCGAGCTGGATACGGTGAGAGCGATGCGAATCCGAACCGTTCTGTAAGGAGCGCAGCATCGGATCTGACGGAGCTTGCTGATGCATTGGATTTGGGCCCGAAGTTTTACTTGGTCGGGTTCTCGTTAGGAAACCATGCTGTTTGGGGTGCGCTAAAGTACTTTCCCGAAAG GATTGCTGGGGCGGCGCTTCTTGCACCTGTGATAAACTACAGGTGGCCCGGGTTCCCCAGAGACCTCGCGGATGAAGCTTATAGCAAACAAGAGCTCGGAGATCAATGGGCATTGCGTGTCTCGTACTACGCCCCTTCGATACTCCATTGGTGGATGGAGCAAAGCTGGTTGCCTACTTCAACCGCCGTCAAAGGCACGACTTACCTGCCCAACAAACTGGACCAAGAGCTTCGCACTCGATCCGTCGCCGACGGATCGTTCGACAAG AGGAGGCAATTGGCCACACAGCAAGGCATTTACGAGTCGTTCTACCGGGACATGAAGGTGATGTTCGGGAAGTGGGACTTCGACCCGATGGATCTCTCCCCCCCGCCGTTCCCTGTCCACGTATGGCAAGGCGACGAGGACGGGCTCGTGCCGGTCGTGTTGCAACGACACATTGCGAGCCGCCACAGCTGGATTAATTACCACGAACTCCCTGGGACCGGGCATTTCCTGACATCTGTTCCCGGTTTAGGAGATAAAGTCCTCAAAGCATTGTTTTCGCACCCTCCTTCGGAATGA